The Glycine max cultivar Williams 82 chromosome 3, Glycine_max_v4.0, whole genome shotgun sequence sequence GGCCGGAGCGGCGGTCATCTGGTATACAAATCTAGAAGCTTCCTAAATTCActcatggaaggacttgataCCTACCTTCATTAGACAATATCAATACAATACTGACATGGCTCCTGACAGAACCCAGCTGCAAAATATGAGCAAGCGGGAGCATGAGTCCTTTAAGGAATACGCCCAACAGTGGAGAGACTTGGCCGCACAAGTGGCGCCCTCCATGGTGGAAAGAGAAATGATAACTACGATAGTGGACAtgctgccagtgttctactatgaaaagttggtgggctacatgccctctagCTTCGCATATTTAGTATTTGTGGGTGAGAGGATCGAAGTAGGCTTGAAGAGAAGGAAGTTTGATTATGTTGCTTCTGCCAATACAAGAAATAAGAGATTCCGGGCAAGTGGGgcaaagaagaaggaaggaCATGCCCACGCTGTGACTTCGGCTCCTACTTGGTCGAAACCCCAAAAAACCCCTCACAACACTTATCAATATGCCCAACATCAGCCGAGCTTTTCGGCCCGTGTCGGGAACCCTTCCAATCCAGTGCCTGTCTAATAAAGGGCATCTGCTCAACCACAAAGGGCCCCTACTCAAAATTCAGCTCCCCCTGCCGGCAACTCCAATCCTAGCACAAGTGCCAATCCAGGGAGGAATTTTCTAGTGAAGAAACTTGCAGAATTCGCCCCGATTTTGATGTCGTACGCGAACTTGCTGCCATCCTTGATCACCAACCAAATGACGGTGGTGACCCCCAATAAAATTTACCAATCTCCTTTCCTTTGATGGTACAACCCCAACGCAACCTGCGCTTATCATAGGGGTGTCCCAGGGCATTCGATAGAACAATGTGTGGCCCTCAAACATAAGGTCCAAAGTTTGATTGACACGGGGTGGCTGACATTCCAAGAGGACGATCCAAACATAAAGACGAATCCCCTTGCCAATCATAGGGGATCGGCGGTTAATGCGATGGAGGAGGGTGGACCTCAGAGGCCGAAGCAAATGAAGGATGTGGTAACCTCTAGGTGGTTTATATTGAGGGCCTTGCATGAAGCGGGCATGATTTCCTTTGATGGGCATAAGGGAGATTCTTGTTTGATACACCCGGGGGcaatgcatgacatggaaacatgcCCGACGGTAGAGGAGTTGTTTCAAGGAATGATAGACAAGGGCATGTTTGAGGTTTATGGTGCAAGGAAGGGAGAGCAATAAATGTGCATGCAATCGGCTGACAAGAGCTTGAGCAAACCCAAGCCCTTGGTAATTCACTTCACTAGGGATGTTGACacgtgtaacaccctgatatatatatctatatattattagtaattatgtttgatgtttgattatttgttacgTTATTTTCATccgaaattatttttaaggaagttaatttagttaatagagtggtatggatagataaggatctagcttctcaaagaagcctcttgagaaagcttctcaaagaagccacgaggaagcttctggaggaagcctcttaatgaagcttctagagaaagctacatgaagctgcctcggtaaaaacgctgcccagcctttattaaccgttggatcttctcgaaatttgatctgcaacttcacaagacaatttaccatgatctgaccgttgggatctttgagaagatgtctggagtatgctagaagcttccgttcccgagagcatctcttatttaagcatttcagcctttgctttcgtgtagcttaggaaaaacgccatttcttcttctttctttcatccaaagccatttctaaagttcgaagcactttctccatcaccacagccaccattagccaccacaaaccatcgttgttctccacaccgagaggaacccttcaaccgaaccggaatcttccaacttggcttgtggtttcggtagagaacgaaaccctaatctgacctttcattttctttcgaggtaaccatggttctacacttgtttcttgttagttttatcttgtctttgcatcttttctgactttggaaccgccattgtatgtcttatgcttcctttgaaaaaccttagagaaagagactttgtaaacgttatcctttcatgagatgcatgttattttcgtaacctacactgaaccccggtcacattggcgaggtcagaatttccaaatgatgttcctttgaaaaacccaaaatgctctcagctctttcatgtagtgatgtgggtgtttgacccagagcactgttactagcttggttttctgaaatccatactaagtctccttcgttttggcatggtagaggcgTGCGTGGAATCGACAAGCAAGGgtgaaaaggaatcttcaagtgacacgacgaggaatccgcggggtagctcacgataggtaaggggagtttattataaaatttaccgttttaacaccatagttagggtcagggaacctagctatgaggatatctgcctgtccctgttgcatgctgatttttcttcaaagaaaattacgttttaactaatgggatgcgatatatatatatatatatatatatatatatatatatatgtatgtatgtattgtgatgaatgatattgttttggttgtttgaaatgtgttgtttgaagaccgtgcgtgtggaaatgatattgttgtgtttgtttgaattgttgttgatgttgctattgaggattttaattgatatgtgatgataatgataattatgatgatattgatttgagatgacgttgttaataaagaccatgtcaacatgaattgttattattgatgaatatgtgaatatgaaatgaggttgttgttgttgttgataacgtcattgagatgagatgatatttatgttgtgaatgacatggaaatggaatgttgattgatgttggaaatgcattggcatgtgcatgttgtgtatgttcgtggggggcactgtgcactgaccttccagggtctttcgcactagcttttggccacgttcatacgttggatgttgtgtatgatcgtgcggggcactgtgcactgaccttccagggtctttgacactagcttttggccacgatcatacgtcgtatggagtgtatgtcatggggggtagagtgcgctgaccttgtcggatggcccagacgtggataactagcgtggttagagaatctaagcatttctaaggggatgcttaggcgctttaattggtccatggtctttggcacttacttttggccgtgatcatagctcatacgacacaggaaatagagtaactgtggccaagtgtactttgtactagggggctgtcacctggtagggaacacctttgggctcccaggctgatcacctatgggaggggggctgttacgtgcacaaccgggtggtctcgataaactcagcacagttccctaagtgagagtatcgtgtggacacgcttaggctatttcctgagttttggttgttgttggtacgtaccacattgcatttgagtgttgagtcaggtgcatgcatcattttgtgcagtcttgattgggtccatggatggatgatgagtaattgttggatgtgaatgatgaatatttgttggatatgagtgttgaataatgattgttgtgtatgcttatcatgtttgcatatgttccttgctaattgtggttatttggaattggtattggttcttttataataaactcacccttgcaattttgtatcgtgtggttgacacctgtgatgatcacaaaccttgttcgtgggagtagaaggacagtggcagggtgtagggagtaagattctggtgaggagccaccgagccgacgtgatgacgttggcgttattttgggagagttgtgttttgtaatcaactcctttgtagttggtttttaagttttatttttttgagttaaagatgtaaaactggaattttaattatatatatatatgaacatatttaattttcgttatgtgtatgacatgtaccgaattattgtttctatgtaattatgcatattcacttaagtaatggcatgttgttggatgaatttatgttgtgacaaaatcacttctatttttataataaaaaattaagggagttctttttataaaaattgaaattatcgaatattagagtgtggataccgtagcgacgaggcgggtcgttacaacaCGCATAAGCCCCCAAGGTTTCCAGCCTATCTCAGTTAAGAAGCCTGCTCCTTTTCCCTACAAGAGTGACAAGGCGGTCCCATGGAAGTACGTCTCTCAAAGGCCCGACCGAAGGAAGGAAGATTCCATCATAGATGATCTATCCGCCGCCAAGGTCACAAACATCTCCGGCACGAGCGGCGTAACTCGTAGCGGACGGATCTTTGCAACACCCAAGCTCCTGGTGCGAGCTAAAGACCCAAAGGGGAAGGCAAAGGTGGGCATGGAAGAGAGCAGTAAGGCGAGCCCGATTCTGGATAAGGAAGTCTCAGCCGGACGGTTGGTTAAGGAAGAAGAGGACTTCAGCAAAAGAGGAATATCTGTTGAAGAAGCGACTGAGTTAAAGGTAATTGAACAACTCAATAAAACCCCTCCTAGGATCTCCTTGTTAGGACTACTCATGAACTCGGAGCCTCATCGGGCACTTTTGGTTAAAATCTTGAATGAAGCCCACGTCGCCCAAGACATATCTGTGGAGGGCTTCAGGGGCATCATCAACAATATTACCGCCAACAATTACCTCATATTCTTCGATGAGGAGATACCCGTCGAGGGTCAGGGACATAATAAGGCCTTACATGTATCCGTCAAGTGTTTGGACCACATCGTGGCCAAGGTGCTTATTGACAATGACTCATCACTTAATGTCATGCCCAAGGCTACCTTGGACAAATTGCCTTTCAATCCGTCACACCTAAGGTCGAGCTCCATGGTCGTGCGGGCTTTTAACGGCAGTCTCCCGGATGTAAGGAGGGAGATTGATCTCCCAATTCAGATTGGACCCCATGTCTGCCAGATCattttccaagtgatggatatcAACCCGGCCTTAAGCTGCCTATTGGGCCGACCTTGGATTCACTCAGTTGGGGTAGTCCCTTCAAtgctccaccaaaagttgaaatttgtGGTGGAAGGGCAATTGATCATAGTCTCAGGAGAAGAAGACATTCTTGTAAGTTGTCCTTCTTCTACGCCCTATGTAGAGGCCACGGAGGAGTCCTTGGAGATGGCCTTTCAAGCATTTGAAGTGGTGACCAATGCTTATGTCGAGTCTCCCCCGGTGCAACCACGCTCATCCGATGTCGCATTAATAGTGGCCCGTGTGATGTTGGGACATGGATATGAGCCCGACATGGGTTTGCGCTGAAGTGACGATGGTGTGGTGAGCTTAATAGAGTTCACAGGAAACCGTGGAAGGTTCGGGCTAGGATATGAACCTACACGCACCGACGTGAGGAGGATTTCCCTAGAAACGAGGGGAAGGAGCATGGGCCATTCGCAGGCTGGATGTGTGAAGGGTGGGTCGCCATGATCAACGGTGGAGTCCCTTAAGAGCAATCGAATTGGGTACGGTCGTGTCCTCTGGAGTTCGAGTTAGAGAACTGGCAAATTGTCGAGCAACCCGGGATTTCCATGGCAAACATAATATCCAACAATGAGTCTTATGAAGGTAATGATACCGAGGACCCAGACTTCGATTTTGAGCAGTTGGTAAACCAAGCTGAGGATGGGGAAGATGAGGATTGGGGAGTTCCCCCAGAGCTAAAAAGGATGGTCAAACAAGAAGATAGAGAGATGAAGCCACATCAAGagacataaatcataaatttgggTGATGACGAGGAAAGAAAGGAGGTGAAGGTGGGCACGGGCATGTCCACAAACGTCTGAGATGAATTGGTAGCTCTGTTATGAGGCTACCAAGACATTTTTGCTttgtcataccaagatatgccagGCTTAAGTCTTGACATCGTGCAACATCGATTACCTCTGAATCCCGAGTGTTCCTCGGTCAAGCAAAAGCTgcgaaggatgaagcccgagatgtccttaaaaataaaataaaaggtcaAAAAGCAATTTGACGCCGGCCGACTTCTTGGCTATGGCACGATACCCAAATGGGTCGCTAACATTGTGCCAGTCTCTAAGAAAGATTGGAAGGTACAAATGTGCGTGGACTATCGGGAtctaaaccgagccagtccaaaGGATAACTTTCCTTAACCGCGCATTGATGTCCTTGTAGACAACACCACCAactttgctttgttttctttcatggatGAGTTTTTGGGCTATAAccaaataaagatggcgccagaggatatggaaaagacaaccttcgtcaccctgttgGGGACGTTCTTCTACAAAGTGATGTCCTCCGGGCTTAAGAACGCTGGGGCAACTTAccaacgggctatggtggcaTTATTCTACAACATGATGCACAAGGAAATTGAG is a genomic window containing:
- the LOC100811961 gene encoding uncharacterized protein, translated to MEEGGPQRPKQMKDVVTSRWFILRALHEAGMISFDGHKGDSCLIHPGAMHDMETCPTVEELFQGMIDKGMFEVYATRRVVTTRISPQGFQPISVKKPAPFPYKSDKAVPWKYVSQRPDRRKEDSIIDDLSAAKVTNISGTSGVTRSGRIFATPKLLVRAKDPKGKAKVGMEESSKASPILDKEVSAGRLVKEEEDFSKRGISVEEATELKVIEQLNKTPPRISLLGLLMNSEPHRALLVKILNEAHVAQDISVEGFRGIINNITANNYLIFFDEEIPVEGQGHNKALHVSVKCLDHIVAKVLIDNDSSLNVMPKATLDKLPFNPSHLRSSSMVVRAFNGSLPDVRREIDLPIQIGPHVCQIIFQVMDINPALSCLLGRPWIHSVGVVPSMLHQKLKFVVEGQLIIVSGEEDILVSCPSSTPYVEATEESLEMAFQAFEVVTNAYVESPPVQPRSSDVALIVARVMLGHGYEPDMGLR